The genomic segment ACATAGTTAACatagttattattattaattaataattaataatcaGTTCTCGGCAGCATTTGTTGGAAGTTGTTGCAAAATAGTGTATCATCGTTACTGAACATCAattgatttgatttttgAGTAACATACATGTTTAAgttcaatatttttcttctggTTTAGCCAAAGGAAACAAATGTCGGTTTTGAATTACGTCGTCATCAATCTTTAATGAGTTTCTAAACGTATATAAACTAAGTAAATTGAGAGTATCTTGTCAACTGGTCATggatttattttttatttcatgCGCAAAGTAAAGTACATGACAATAGTATCAACACATACAACACATTTaaagattaaaaatgtACGTAGaatctttcaaaaatacaTTTGCGGTTGATATCTTggaatatttcaatttggCCAAGATTGAAGAAGCAATTCCAGATATCAGCTCTATTAAACCAATGCTTAATTCATCTGATAATTCAATAGAAACTGAAAAGGAAAATGATGTACAGGAATCTTTCCAGGTCAGCTCAGATTTTGATTCATTAGATAATAAAGAGAAAGCAGTAAATGACATTGAAGCTTGtccaattgaagaaaagcCTAAAAATCAGAAAAAGGTAGAGGAAAGAGACCCATATATGTTAGAGTGGGATGATCCAAATGATCCTGATTTTCCAGTTAATTGGtccaaaaagaaaagagcagttattcttcttcaaattatGTTATTAACAAGTGTGACATATATGGGTTCGTCAATTTACACACCAGGCCAATTGCAAATCCAAAGTGAGTTTGGTGTAGGGCATGTTGTAGCtacattaaatttatcattatacGTTCTAGGATATGGTTTAGGTCCATTAATATTCTCACCTCAGTCTGAATTTTCATTACTAGGTCGTCAGCACTTGTACACAGTCACTTTATTCATTTTCGCCATGCTCCAAATCGGATGTGCTACTGTACATAATTTCGGTGGTCTAGCAGTTTTGCGTTTTTTCAGCGGGGTGTTCTGTTCGCCATCCCTGAGTACCGGTGGTGCTTCTATTGCTGATATATTGGCCCCAGAGGTTGTCCCTGTATTTTTAGGATTATGGGCAGTTGCCGCATTTTCTTCACCGGTATTGGCTCCATTATTAGGTGCTGTCATGGTCGTTGCTGAGGACTGGAGATGGATCTTTTGGCTTCAATTATGGCTATCTACATTCACACTAATTGTGTTATTGTTGTTCATGCCAGAAACACACCATGgcaatatattatatcgTCGTGCTAGAAGATTAAGGAAACAAACAGGAGATGACAGATGGTCGACTGCAAGCGCAGAGAAGgagaaaaaattagaattagGTGCCTTCCTTTTAACTGCTGTTTACAAGCCAATCAAGATAATTATGAGAGAACCTATTATCGCCGCTATTGATATGTATACAGCACTACTTTATGGTATTTTCTATCTGTTTTTCGAAGCTTTCCCATTAGTGTTTGGTGGTATCTACAATTTTACTTTAGTCGAAAGTGGGTTAGCTTTCCTAGGGTTCCAGGTTGGTTGTGCGATTATCTATCCAATTTACATTGTATTTTTagtcaaatatattttaccAAGAATGCAAAATCAAACTTTTGTTCCCGAGGATTTCTTGGTTATAAATATGATTGTTGCCATCTTTTTACCTGCAGCATTATTTGTTTTCGGCTGGACTGCTGGAGTCCATTGGATTTTACCAATATTTGCTGAAGTTTTATTTGTAATCAGTGCGTTTACTATATTCCAAAGTAATTTTGCTTATATAGCAATCAGTTTTTCAGACCATGTTGCATCCGTCTTTGCTGGTAATGGTTTAGCGCGTGCAGGTTTTGCATGTGCATTCCCATTATTCGGACAAGCCATGTATAATAACTTGGGAAGCGAGAAATATCCAGTTGCTTGGGGTTCGTCATTATTAGgttttatttcaattggTATGAGTACAATCCCATTTTTGCTTTACAAATATGGTGCAGTTTTACGTAGTAAATCTAAGTTTACTGCTTAGATGCTCTACATTCTGCATGCATGCATGATAAGCTTAGCACGAGATAAAAAATAGTACCAATATacttcaaaaattttatcgtcattcaatttttatcatgtaaatattatttaaaaaaagtCACAATTTATAACTCTCTTTTACCTTTAGATCAATTGCAGTATCTGGTTGGtaattaatattagaaaaCTATTTTTGATCATACGTGATGGATATgttttttgatataatGTAAGTAATGGATAATATGTAAAAATACCCCATTGGTTATTAGTGTACTCCTAAGATTGACGATCTAATAATAGACGATGAAATAGTCGCTAATATCTATCTACTACTGTCGATCTGTTTCTGAAGATTAGTCGGGTTTGTCCTCGTTATCATTAGCGAAGCATTtatgaataaaaaatgacGAAAGTTACTTtataaagaatattatgTTATCAGAAATCATTAGTTAACTACCATACAATCCGCTTAAATCCATTCATTACTTTGGAATTAAATAAGGCTAGAGGGAGACAatacaattaatataaCAATGTTTTCTCTTCTGGACAGAAAATTCTAATAGGTtgaatacaataaataatttcttttattaacttttataatattaattagtATTTTTACATTGTAACTGACTAAGATGAAGACCTAGAAAATGGTGTGAAATTTTGATCATATTTTTAGTAACTAGGAAATAGCTATTGAAAAcactttatatatataccttACACATTCAATTGGAAATGATTATTAAAAGCCGTTGCCAGCTGGGCGGGAAATGGATTAGATTAGTTAATTCATatgaatcaattaaattgatttcattataaaaatgaattccGAGCCATATCCAAGTAATACATATGCACGGGCAGTGCCAGTAATAAAAACAGTGCGGAATTACTTTGACGGGCCCACAAATTGGCGACCGAAACTGAGATTTATGCGACAAAGAAAATGGTAACTGAACAATCTT from the Tetrapisispora phaffii CBS 4417 chromosome 9, complete genome genome contains:
- the TPHA0I03320 gene encoding MFS transporter, producing the protein MYVESFKNTFAVDILEYFNLAKIEEAIPDISSIKPMLNSSDNSIETEKENDVQESFQVSSDFDSLDNKEKAVNDIEACPIEEKPKNQKKVEERDPYMLEWDDPNDPDFPVNWSKKKRAVILLQIMLLTSVTYMGSSIYTPGQLQIQSEFGVGHVVATLNLSLYVLGYGLGPLIFSPQSEFSLLGRQHLYTVTLFIFAMLQIGCATVHNFGGLAVLRFFSGVFCSPSLSTGGASIADILAPEVVPVFLGLWAVAAFSSPVLAPLLGAVMVVAEDWRWIFWLQLWLSTFTLIVLLLFMPETHHGNILYRRARRLRKQTGDDRWSTASAEKEKKLELGAFLLTAVYKPIKIIMREPIIAAIDMYTALLYGIFYLFFEAFPLVFGGIYNFTLVESGLAFLGFQVGCAIIYPIYIVFLVKYILPRMQNQTFVPEDFLVINMIVAIFLPAALFVFGWTAGVHWILPIFAEVLFVISAFTIFQSNFAYIAISFSDHVASVFAGNGLARAGFACAFPLFGQAMYNNLGSEKYPVAWGSSLLGFISIGMSTIPFLLYKYGAVLRSKSKFTA